The window AGCTGCAACAGTTCTTGTTGTAACTGCTATAGCTTATCTAATTGGTTATGAAGCCACAGTTTCCATAGCATCATTTGCACTAGCTTTTGCTATCTTCCCATCGCTTATATCATGGCTCATCTCACCACTTCTAATAAACTTATCCTATGGCTGTAAACACGATCCAGAGCTGCAAAGAATTGTTGATAGAGTTGCTAGCAGAGCTGGTATAGAGCCTCCAAAAGCCATGATTGCTGATATTGCTGTTCCAAACGCATTTGCATATTCATCACCATTGATGGGCAGGTATGTAGCTGTTACAAGAGGTCTTCTAAACACTGTTAAAAGTGAGCAGGAGTTGGAGGCTGTTATAGGTCATGAGCTTGGGCATCACAAACACAGAGACAATGCTGTTATGCTTGTATTTGGAATGTTCCCATCATTCATATACTACCTTGGCAGATTCCTCATGTTTGCTGGCATGGTCTCTGGAGCATACAGAGATGGTGGTAGTAATGAAAGAAGAAATGCTGGTGGTGCAGCATTGCTGATAATCATTGGCATAGTTCTTGTTGTTGTAAGCATAATTATACAGCTTATTGTTCTTGCCCTGTCTAGACTAAGAGAATACTATGCCGATGCCCATGGAGCCAAGGTAACATCTCCACAAGCAATGATATCAGCTCTACAATCCCTAGATAGATTCTACAACACACATAGAGGAGCTTTAACAAGACTTGAAGGAAACAAAATAAAAGCTTTGTTCATATACGCATTTGCCGAACCGTTTATGGGACTTGAAGAAGTGCTTGCAACACATCCACCAATACACAAAAGAATAGCATTTCTAAAAACACTTACCTTCACAGATCTTGCAGAAGCCTAAACCATGTAGCATCACCAATTTTTATGATCTTTTTTGTGATGATGAAAAGGGTGAGCTGGTGGGATAAGTGACCTTAGGATGGCTTACTGATAATAATTTAACAAAGTTATTCCACAGATATGCAAAACAAAGGCAATTTAATGAATTGAGGCAAATGAATATATATATTAATCCTTTTAAAATATGTAAAGATTTCATGTTTTTAATATTTTTGATGTGATGAGTTCAAGACGGGATGAGCGGTGATTTAAACTCTCCGAGCTGATCTATTTTCATTTTAGTTTATTTAGAATGAATATCAACTTTTGGTTAAGCATACAAAAGCAATGTGAGTTATTTAAAATAGTCAAGAATTAAAGGGTTTTAAGCATTAAGAACTTGTTGAGAGCAGATGTGGAATAATAGGGGCTTGGTTTTGGTGTTGAAAATATGAAGGCAATGGTGCTTTACAAGCCAATGTCCGTGGATGAAAATCCTCTTGTTTATACTGATGTTGATGTTCCTAAACCAGAGGGTAAAGAGGTTTTGATAAAAATTTCGAAGTGTGGTGTTTGCAGAACTGATTTGCATATTGTTGAGGGGGAGTTACCTCCTAGAAAACTACCTGTGATTCCTGGACATCAAATTATTGGGTATGTTGTTGATGTTGGTGAAAATGTTGAAGGTGTTTCGAAGGGTGATAGAGTTGGTTTGCCATGGCTTTACAAATCATGTGGTGTTTGCAAGTATTGTAGAAGAGGCTTAGAGAATCTTTGTGAAAATGCTTTGTTTACTGGGTATAGTGTTGATGGTGGTTATGCAGAATATGTTGTTGCATCTGCTGATTTTGTTCACAAAATACCTAGTGGCATAGCTGATGAGTTTGCAGCACCGCTTATGTGTGCTGGTGCAATAGGCTATAGATCGCTTAAGCTAACAGGTCTTGTTGAGCGTGGCGAAGGTGTTTTGGGGCTTTTTGGCTATGGAGCAGCAGCTCATCTTGTTTTGCAAATAGCTAAAAAACTGGGTTTAACTGTTTATGTTTTTACGAGCTCTGCATGGAAAATAGGAAAAGCTTTGGAGAATGGTGCTGACTGGGCTGGGAAAACAGATGATTCACCTCCTAAACCACTTGATGCTGCAATTGTCTATGCCCCTGTTTCATCAGTATTTATAGAGGCTTTGAAGAAGGTTGATAGGGGTGGTAGGGTTGTTCTCGCAGAAATATATATGAGTGATGTCGAGAAGCTTCCATATAGTTTGCTTTGGCATGAGAGAGAGGTGAAGAGTGTTGCAAATGTTACTAGAAGAGATGTTGCTGAAGTGCTTCAAATAGCCTCAAAACATAGGATAAGACCAGAGGTTAGGCTTTACCCACTTAAAAATGCTAATGAGGCTTTGAAAGAGCTTAAGCATAGAAATCCTCTTGGGCAAATAGTATTGGATGTGCCATAGACTTGGCAAAAACTGTTAAATGTTTTTGGTGAAAATGTTGAGCTATTTAATAACGCATACCGATATTGATGGCGTTGCAGCAGCTGCACTATACACCTACCTAACTAGAAGCAGCTATAATATTATATTTGCTGAACCACATGATTTACACAAGGTTTTGTATAAAGTCTATAGGAAGAGACCAAAGCTTGTTGCTATTTTTGATCTTGGTCTAAACGCTAATCACGTTGACTTTGTGGCTGGTGTTGTAGAGCTTTTGAGTAGCAAAAATAGCAATGTTATTTGGTTTGATCATCATGTGTGGAATGATGAGTGGATCAATAGAATTGTTGAAAGTGGTGCAAAGCTGTTTGTTGATAGATCAACATGTGCTACAGGTGTTGTTGCGAAGTATGTTAGTGGTGAGGAAAGTGTAGATAAAGAGTTTATTGATGAGCTTGTTGCTGGTGTTTGTGGTGCTGATTTATGGAGATTTGACCACAGTCTTTCACCATTTTTTATGAGGCTTGTGAGAAGAGGTGATTCTAATGATTGGAGACTCTATGTTTATAATGTTATTTCCAAAGGTGTTTTGTGGTGTGATGATTTTGAGAAGAAAGTTGTTGAGCGTATTGAGGAGGAAATTAAAGAGTTAAGCAAGGATATGAGGATAAGAGTTTTTGAAACTAATGGCGTTAGAGTAGGTATTGCTTTGAAGAATCAAAGAGTTGAGAACAGCATCTTAGCTTCAAGAGTAATGAGCATTTCAAATGCTGATATTGTTGCAATAGTTGATAGAAGTGGCAAAATAAGTTTGAGAAGTAGAGGTTTTGATGTTAGAAGTATTGCTGTTGCACTTGGTGGTGGTGGTCATAGAGCTGCTGCAGGTGCTAAAATAGATATTCCTTTGCATGTAAAGCTGTTGAGTATTTTTAATGAGAATGCTATTTTAGAGTATGTAGAGAACATTATTAAAAGCCACATTTAAAGCATATTTTTGTACATAAGTATTCTAAGCATAAAACATATAATTTGATCAAAAACCACACACTTTTTACTTGGGTACTGAAAATGGGTATAAAATTCAATTCATCTGAGCTTCTAAAAGGATATGACATAAACAAGTTGAGCATAGCAACAATAGCTAGCCACTCTGCTCTCGATGTTTTTGATGGTGCTAAGGATGAGGGTTTTGAAACAATAGCTATTTGCCAAAGGGGTAGGGAGAAACCCTATCTAAGATTTCGAAGAGTTGTTGACACACCAGTTATTTTGGAGAGGTTTGCAGATGTTGTTAAGCCTGAGAACATAGATTTTCTTAGAAAACACAACGCAGTGTTTATTCCCAATAGAAGCTTTTCTGTTTATGTTGGTTACGATAATATTGAGAAGTTTTTCAATGTTCCAATATTTGGAAACAGATATCTTCTTAGATATGAGGAGAGGGTGGGAGAGAAAACATATTATAGAATACTTGATGAAGCTGGTATTAGAAGACCAAAAACATTTTCAAGTCCTGATGAAATTGATAGACCAGTTATGGTTAAAATGCCTCATGCTAGAAAAAGAGTTGAGAGAGGGTTTTTCGTAGCTGTTGATAGAGATGATTTTTGGAGAAAATTTAGAAAACTTGTTGGAGATGGTGTTGTAAGAGAAGATGATTTGCCAAAGGCGTCAATAGAAGAGCTTGTTATTGGTGCGCACTTCAATGTTAACTACTTTGCAAGTGTTTTTAGAAGAGATGTTGAGATAATATCTATTGATAGAAGGATTCAGACAAATCTCGATGGCTTTTTGAGAATACCTGCAAATATTCAACTGGATCTTGCTGAATATGTAGATGTTGAGATGATTGAAATTGGTCATGAAATGGCAACGATAAGAGAAAGTATGCTTGAAAAGCTGTTTGATGTTGGGGATAGGTTTGTTGAAGCTACTAGGAAGATAGAGCCTCCCGGTGTTATAGGCCCATTTACTCTTCAACTCTTTGTCACATCTGATATGGATGTTGTTGTATTTGATGTTGCTTTTAGGATTGGTGGTGGAACAAATGTTCACATGGGTATTGGGGGGCAGTATAGCAAGCTCTATTTCGGAAAGCCGATCAGCATGGGGAGGAGAATAGCTATGGAGATTAGAAATTGTGTAGAGAACAAGTGTTTAGAGGATATTGTTACGTAGGAGATTAGACATGGTCATTACATGTGTTTTTGACTGGAGATATGGATCCAACGAAATGAGAAATCTTTTTGGGTTAGAATCTATTGTGAAAAGATACATAGATGTTGAAGTTGCTATTATGAAGGGTTTGGAGGAAGCTGGTCTAGCACCAAAAGGCTGTGCAGAAAAGATTAGGGTTTGTGCCGAGACTATAAAACCTGAGGAGATATATGAGAGGGAAACTGTTCTTGGTCACGACATAGCATCTCTGGCTTACATTCTTGGTGAGAAATGTGGTGAGTGTGGAAGGTTTGTGCACCTTGGTGCAACAAGTTATGATATTGTTGATACTGCATGGGCTTTGATAATAAGAGATGCACTGGCAATTATAAAAACAAGGCTTTGGAGAGTTGTTGAAAAGCTCGTAGAGTTTAGCAAAAAATATGAGGATGCTGTAATGGCTGGGAGAACACATGGGCAGCACGCAGTTCCTATAACACTTGGATTTAAATTTGCTAACTATGTCTATGAATTTTCAAGAAGCCTTGAGAGGATTTGTGAATGTGAGAAGAGGGTTGTTAGAAGCAAGATTTCTGGTGCTGTTGGCACCATGGCTGCGTGGATGGGGAAAGGGCTTATTGTTGAATCCACAGCTTCTAAAGAGCTTGGCCTAGAACCACACACAATATCAACACAAGTTGCTCCAAGAGATGGTTTTGCAGAACTTGTTTCAAATCTTGCTATTCTTGCAAGCCAGCTTGATAGATTTGCTCTTGAAGTTAGAGAGCTTTCCAGAACAGAAATTGGAGAAGTTTATGAGGCTGTTAAAAGAGTTGGTAGTAGCACAATGCCTCAGAAGAGAAATCCTGTAACAGCTGAGAGGATATCTGGATTAGCAAAAATTGCTAGGTCATTAACAATAGCAGCGCTAGAGAATATTCCTCTTATGCATGAAAGAGACTTAACTAATAGTAGTAGTGAAAGAGTTTTGATACCACACATATTCATGGTTTTAGACCAGATGCTAGTTGATATGGAGAAGCTTCTAAACACTATACACATAGATGAAGAAGCTATGAGGAAAAATCTTTTGTTAACAAAAGGCGCTATAATGGCAGAAGCCTTAATGGTTAAACTTGTTGAAAAGGGTATGGCTAGGCATGAGGCACACAAACTCTTATCTGAGTTAGCATCTAGAGTTGGTGAGGAGGATTTCTACACCATTTTGGTGAAGGATGGTAGAGTACTAAGTTATTTAACAACTGAGGAGATTAGAGAGTTAATGAAGTATGAAAATTACTTGGGAAACTACAGGGAGTTGATCTATCGATCAATTAGTTATGCACAAAAAGCCAAATTGCTTTGCAAAAACATTTGAATGATCCAGATTTGAAGCACTAAATGTGGTAGTCACACACATGTATGTGATCTACAAACTCTATTACTGCATCCCCGTAGAATTTCCTGAGAACATCACCTCTTAAAACATTTTCTGGTTTTTCCATAACGTATTTGCCTTTTCCAAGAAGCATAACAAAACTTGTGTACTTCAGCAACATTTCTGGATCATGACATGTTGCAAAAACTATTTTTGTTTTACTTAGAGAGCCAATAACATTTGCTATTTCCACCCTTCCCTCTGGGTCTATAGATGATAGTGGCTCATCCAATAAAACAATTGGCATATCACATGCTATTGCTCTCGCTATGAATACTCTCTGTCTCTGCCCTCCGGACAATTTCCACAGGCTCTTCCCCCACAGCTCACCACCTATGCCAACAGAACTCAAAGCACTTTTAACAATGTTTCTCAGCTCATCTTTGCTTACAACAACACCTTTTTTCTTATGGCAAAGCTCAGTACCAAATTCAACAAATTCCCATACACTTATTGGAAACACCTCACTTTGTTTAAACAAGACCATTTGAGGTGATAAAGTCACAAACCTACCAGCTTTTTCAGCATCTCCAGTAACATCAACACCATTGATGTAAACACTGCCTTTAATAGGCTTTAAAAGACCTGCCAAGGTTTTCAAAAAAGTTGTTTTTCCAGCTCCATTGGGCCCCATAACCTGTATCAGCATAGGCTTGTTAACAACAATGTTAATATCTTCAATTAAGGGCTTGTCAAAACCTATTGACAGATTCACTACCTGTAGCATTTCTATCCCTATGTGCACAGAATTAAAAAAGCTTATATATGTTTGTGCACAATAGAAATTGTGTGAAAGACTATGAAAAATCAAAGTCTGGTTTCAGTAACTTTGCTAATTATTGTTACAGCAATAGCTATTGCTCCTCATACCGTAGCTGAGAATAGCAATGGACTTACTATAGTGGTTACATTTCCATTTCTCTACAACGATATTAAAATGCTTGTTTGCCAAGGAGATACTGTGATATCTCTTGTAAAACCCGGTATAGATCCTCACGAATATCAGCTTACACCATCAGATGTTGATGTGCTTAGAAAAGCTGATTTGATTGTATCAACAGCTCATACAGCATTTGAAATGCAGATTGAGAATCTTGTTAAAAGTGGTGAGGTGAAGGCAAAACTTGTTGAAATACCTAGGATACCAAACATAACATTTTTGATTCATCCACAAACAGGTAAGGTAAATTACCATGGTTTGTTGCTCTATCCTAAAAACTATGTATCGTTTATCATCTATTTAGAGAGTGTTTTAAAGAATATGAGAAGGAGTTGTGCTGATGTTTATAGAAGGAACATGGACTCTGTATTAACGGAGCTTAGAAAATTAGATAACTCAACAAGGAAATTAACTGGGTTTTTAGCTATAATAGATGTTCCAAAGATTCAATATGTTGTTAAGTGGCTAGAGCTAAACATTTCATACATTTTGCTAAAAGATGAGGAAACGCCCATAACACCTCAGGACTACCAAAATATTGAAATTATTTTGAAAACAAATAGAGATGTTGTGGTGATTGGTACTCAAGGTTCTTCAGCATGTGATAAGCTACGTGAATTGGCTAATGCCTATGGAAAACCATTTTTAGCTTTTCCCAATCCGCTGATATATAATGGCTCTTTAGACTATTTGAAGAGTGTTTCGCAAATTGTGAACAGCTATAACATAACTTTTTCACATACCAAAAGTGAAGGTGACAAAAACTTTGTTGTGATAACCACAACTGCTTTAGCAGTGGCTATTCTAGTGATAATTCTTGTGTTTATTGCTAGAAGAAGTAGGTGAGTATATGAAAACAATGGGGGTTATTTTAACGGTTTTAGCAATTGCTTTAGCAATTTACACAGCTATTTACATGCCCTTGACATGGTTTCTCGTATTCACATTCTCATCTCTTCTCTACGGCTTTGTAAGTCCTGTTATAGCATCTAGAAAACTGTTTTTCCTTGCTACAGAAGCTCCACATGCATCGCTATTCTCTGTTGTTATGGGGATATTGATCTATAAGTTGACTAATGTTTTGAATGAGTTTCTATGGGCTTTGATAATATCCATTATCCTAATAAACTTTGTTGGTTATTTTATTAGAGCTGGTACTGATCCCGATGTTGCAACATCAATTGTGATTTCTTTAACAGCTTCTGGAAGTGTTGTTGCAACATACTATGTTCTCACAATGTATAGTGTTCAATATAATCTATGGTCTTACATTCTTGGCGATCCACTGCTCGTAACATCTAGAGAGGCTTATCAACTAGTGGTTATAACCATAGTTGTTGTCATTGCAACAATTTATCTCTACATGATTAGCATATATATGGGTATAGACATTGATTATGCAAAGCTCTCAACAAAGAATATCTGGCTGTATGACACAGCATTTTACATTATACTTGGGGTGTCGTCAGTTGCACTTCTAAAAATTGTTGGATTTGTGCTTGAGCACATATTGCTAACGCTTCCAGCAATAATTGCTGCAAACATTGCTTCGAGTGCTAGGGAAGCAATGCATATTAGTGTTTTATCATCTGTTACATCATCACTTCTTGGTTTGCTTCTATCAATAAGAGTTAACATTGCTCCAGCTGGTGCCATAGGATTTATAATCCTACTCATCTATATAATAGCAAAGATTGTTTCGGTGCGGAGAAGTGCCTAAAAAGAGGTTTGGTGTATCTGTAGAAGCGTCGCTTTATTTGAAACTAGATGAAATAGCGAAAAAACTTAATGTTAACAGATCAGATGTTGTTGAAGAAGCTGTTAAAAACTATGTGAGAGACTTGGGGCATTTTGTAGAGAAACACTATTGCTGTGGCATGATAATAGTTGAGGATCCTGACAACACTGAGATAGAGAAGATACTAACAGCAAATAAGAGGATTGTACTAAACTATAGCCATTATCACATAAACAATAAATGTGTTTACACAATAATTGTGCAGGGAGATTCAATGGATTTAGCAATGCTTTATAGCAGCATCTCTAGAGTGAAAAGTGCTAACAGAAGATACATCCCACTACACACCAAGTAGTAGATTCCTATTGCAAAATGCTTTTGAATTGAGGTATGCAAATCTCTATTTCAATGCCATAAACACTTCATTTAACATGAATCAATTCAGTTAGTAATTCAGCAAAACTTATTTACTTCTCATTAACTTACTAAGATTTGGATTGGATAAAATGGGGTCGGAGTTGAAGGCAGTAAATCTTAGAACAGAGTTTGTTGTTAATCCTATTGGTGTTGATGATCCAAGACCCAGGCTCTCATGGGTTTGCATTCATGGTGAGAGAAACCAGATCCAAAAGGCTTATAGAATTATTGTTGCTAGTTCTATGGAAAAGGCTTTGAATTGTGTTGGAGATGTTTGGGATAGTGGTGTTGTTGAGTCTGATTCTAACATAGTTGAATATGGTGGACCACCTCTAAAGAGTTTCACAAGATATTATTGGAGGGTTAAGTGGTGGGATGGAAATGGTAGAGAAAGTGCTTGGAGTGATGTGGCATTGTTTGAAACAGGTGTTATGGACTCTAAGGAGTGGAGGGGCTTTTGGATTGGTGGTGGCCAGCTTCTGAGAAAGGAGTTTGTTGTTGATGGTGATGTTGAAGAGGCTAGAGCATATGTATCTGGTCTTGGATACTATGAGCTTAGGGTAAATGGTGAGAAGGTAGGTGATAGGGTTTTAGACCCTCCGTGGAGTGACTATGACAAAACTGTTTACTATACCGTCTACGATGTTACCAAGCTTGTGAAGAAAGGATTGAATACTGTTGCTGTAATGCTTGGAAGGGGTAGATATAGCCAGAAGTTTGCAGGGGTTAAGTACTATGATGAGCCAAAGCTTCTTCTAATGCTTAGAATAAAGCTTGTTGATGGAAGAATTATAGAGGTTGTTTCTGATGAAACATGGAAATGCATTGACAAAAGCCCAATAATAGATGATGACATTTATAGAGGATTTAAATACGATAGAAGGTTGGAGCCTGTTGGATGGGATAAGTCAGGTTTTGACGATTCAAATTGGAAGAATTGTATAAAGGTTTCACCACCTAATGGTGTTTTAAAATCTTCATCCACAATCCCAGGAACAAAAGCAGTTGCTGTTTTAAAGCCTAGGGAAATGTATAATCCAAAGCCAAATGTCTATGTTTATGACTTTGGTCAAAACATAACTGGCTGGGTTAGAGTTCGTGTAAGAGGTTGTAGTGGTGTTGAGGTTAGGATAAGGTATGCAGAGAATTTGAATTCTGATGGAACATTGAATACTAAGAATCTTGGAGGTGCTGAGGCAACAGATGTTTTCATTCTTCGTGGAGATCCTATAGAGGTTTTGGAGCCCAAATTCACATATCATGGATTTAGATATGCTGAAATCTCAGGGTCTATACCACCGCCATCACTAGATGATGTAGAAGCTATTGTTGTTCACGCAGATTTAGAGCCCATAGGCTCTTTCTCATGCTCCAACAAGCTCATTAATGATATTCACAGAATTGTTATTTGGAGTTTGAAAGGGAATTTAACAAATGGTGTTCAAACTGATTGTCCTCAAAGAGCTGAGAGAATGGGTTGGCTTGGGGATGCGTGGCTTTCCTCAGATTCGGCAATTCTAAACTTTAACATGATTAAATACTATGAGAAGATAGTTAATGATATTATAGATGCTCAGAAAGATGATGGTTCCATACCGGATGTTGTACCACCATACTGGGTTCTTTACCCTGCTGATCCAGCGTGGGGTACAGCATTCATATACATACCATGGGCGCTTTACCTATACTATGGGGATAGAAGAATTATTGAAAGAGTTTATGAGCATGCAAAAAAGTGGTGGAATTATCTGTACTCCAATACTAAAGACTCTATTCTATACTTTGGAAAATATGGTGATTGGGTTCCTCCTGGAAGAGTATTCAACATTCAGGACTGTCCGATGGAGATCATAGCCACATGGATACTCTATAGAGATGCTAAAATATTGAGCAACATGGCCAAGGTTCTTGGGAAATATGATGAGGCAAAGTATTTTGAGAACAAAGCTCTTGAAATAAGCAATGCATTTAACAAGACGTTTTTACATGAAACAGATATGTTTGGTCGCAAAATAGTGGGCTACTACTCAGTATACACTTCACCAGCAGGAACAAAGCTTTACCTTGGTTCGCCAAGATTTGGAGGTTCTCAGACATGTCTGGCTTTGCCT of the Ignisphaera cupida genome contains:
- a CDS encoding zinc metalloprotease HtpX, with product MALRGKVLYVISVVAVMLLVMSIIGIIISFLYPRAALLYGLPPFYWGWLLVDLLAYIVAISTLILAGVSFERLIRSRVPAGMDHLKSSMIATGTGVIAATVLVVTAIAYLIGYEATVSIASFALAFAIFPSLISWLISPLLINLSYGCKHDPELQRIVDRVASRAGIEPPKAMIADIAVPNAFAYSSPLMGRYVAVTRGLLNTVKSEQELEAVIGHELGHHKHRDNAVMLVFGMFPSFIYYLGRFLMFAGMVSGAYRDGGSNERRNAGGAALLIIIGIVLVVVSIIIQLIVLALSRLREYYADAHGAKVTSPQAMISALQSLDRFYNTHRGALTRLEGNKIKALFIYAFAEPFMGLEEVLATHPPIHKRIAFLKTLTFTDLAEA
- a CDS encoding zinc-dependent alcohol dehydrogenase family protein, yielding MKAMVLYKPMSVDENPLVYTDVDVPKPEGKEVLIKISKCGVCRTDLHIVEGELPPRKLPVIPGHQIIGYVVDVGENVEGVSKGDRVGLPWLYKSCGVCKYCRRGLENLCENALFTGYSVDGGYAEYVVASADFVHKIPSGIADEFAAPLMCAGAIGYRSLKLTGLVERGEGVLGLFGYGAAAHLVLQIAKKLGLTVYVFTSSAWKIGKALENGADWAGKTDDSPPKPLDAAIVYAPVSSVFIEALKKVDRGGRVVLAEIYMSDVEKLPYSLLWHEREVKSVANVTRRDVAEVLQIASKHRIRPEVRLYPLKNANEALKELKHRNPLGQIVLDVP
- a CDS encoding DHH family phosphoesterase — protein: MSYLITHTDIDGVAAAALYTYLTRSSYNIIFAEPHDLHKVLYKVYRKRPKLVAIFDLGLNANHVDFVAGVVELLSSKNSNVIWFDHHVWNDEWINRIVESGAKLFVDRSTCATGVVAKYVSGEESVDKEFIDELVAGVCGADLWRFDHSLSPFFMRLVRRGDSNDWRLYVYNVISKGVLWCDDFEKKVVERIEEEIKELSKDMRIRVFETNGVRVGIALKNQRVENSILASRVMSISNADIVAIVDRSGKISLRSRGFDVRSIAVALGGGGHRAAAGAKIDIPLHVKLLSIFNENAILEYVENIIKSHI
- a CDS encoding formate--phosphoribosylaminoimidazolecarboxamide ligase family protein, which codes for MGIKFNSSELLKGYDINKLSIATIASHSALDVFDGAKDEGFETIAICQRGREKPYLRFRRVVDTPVILERFADVVKPENIDFLRKHNAVFIPNRSFSVYVGYDNIEKFFNVPIFGNRYLLRYEERVGEKTYYRILDEAGIRRPKTFSSPDEIDRPVMVKMPHARKRVERGFFVAVDRDDFWRKFRKLVGDGVVREDDLPKASIEELVIGAHFNVNYFASVFRRDVEIISIDRRIQTNLDGFLRIPANIQLDLAEYVDVEMIEIGHEMATIRESMLEKLFDVGDRFVEATRKIEPPGVIGPFTLQLFVTSDMDVVVFDVAFRIGGGTNVHMGIGGQYSKLYFGKPISMGRRIAMEIRNCVENKCLEDIVT
- the purB gene encoding adenylosuccinate lyase, whose protein sequence is MVITCVFDWRYGSNEMRNLFGLESIVKRYIDVEVAIMKGLEEAGLAPKGCAEKIRVCAETIKPEEIYERETVLGHDIASLAYILGEKCGECGRFVHLGATSYDIVDTAWALIIRDALAIIKTRLWRVVEKLVEFSKKYEDAVMAGRTHGQHAVPITLGFKFANYVYEFSRSLERICECEKRVVRSKISGAVGTMAAWMGKGLIVESTASKELGLEPHTISTQVAPRDGFAELVSNLAILASQLDRFALEVRELSRTEIGEVYEAVKRVGSSTMPQKRNPVTAERISGLAKIARSLTIAALENIPLMHERDLTNSSSERVLIPHIFMVLDQMLVDMEKLLNTIHIDEEAMRKNLLLTKGAIMAEALMVKLVEKGMARHEAHKLLSELASRVGEEDFYTILVKDGRVLSYLTTEEIRELMKYENYLGNYRELIYRSISYAQKAKLLCKNI
- a CDS encoding metal ABC transporter ATP-binding protein, with amino-acid sequence MLQVVNLSIGFDKPLIEDINIVVNKPMLIQVMGPNGAGKTTFLKTLAGLLKPIKGSVYINGVDVTGDAEKAGRFVTLSPQMVLFKQSEVFPISVWEFVEFGTELCHKKKGVVVSKDELRNIVKSALSSVGIGGELWGKSLWKLSGGQRQRVFIARAIACDMPIVLLDEPLSSIDPEGRVEIANVIGSLSKTKIVFATCHDPEMLLKYTSFVMLLGKGKYVMEKPENVLRGDVLRKFYGDAVIEFVDHIHVCDYHI
- a CDS encoding metal ABC transporter solute-binding protein, Zn/Mn family, with product MKNQSLVSVTLLIIVTAIAIAPHTVAENSNGLTIVVTFPFLYNDIKMLVCQGDTVISLVKPGIDPHEYQLTPSDVDVLRKADLIVSTAHTAFEMQIENLVKSGEVKAKLVEIPRIPNITFLIHPQTGKVNYHGLLLYPKNYVSFIIYLESVLKNMRRSCADVYRRNMDSVLTELRKLDNSTRKLTGFLAIIDVPKIQYVVKWLELNISYILLKDEETPITPQDYQNIEIILKTNRDVVVIGTQGSSACDKLRELANAYGKPFLAFPNPLIYNGSLDYLKSVSQIVNSYNITFSHTKSEGDKNFVVITTTALAVAILVIILVFIARRSR
- a CDS encoding metal ABC transporter permease; translated protein: MKTMGVILTVLAIALAIYTAIYMPLTWFLVFTFSSLLYGFVSPVIASRKLFFLATEAPHASLFSVVMGILIYKLTNVLNEFLWALIISIILINFVGYFIRAGTDPDVATSIVISLTASGSVVATYYVLTMYSVQYNLWSYILGDPLLVTSREAYQLVVITIVVVIATIYLYMISIYMGIDIDYAKLSTKNIWLYDTAFYIILGVSSVALLKIVGFVLEHILLTLPAIIAANIASSAREAMHISVLSSVTSSLLGLLLSIRVNIAPAGAIGFIILLIYIIAKIVSVRRSA
- a CDS encoding CopG family ribbon-helix-helix protein; this translates as MPKKRFGVSVEASLYLKLDEIAKKLNVNRSDVVEEAVKNYVRDLGHFVEKHYCCGMIIVEDPDNTEIEKILTANKRIVLNYSHYHINNKCVYTIIVQGDSMDLAMLYSSISRVKSANRRYIPLHTK
- a CDS encoding alpha-L-rhamnosidase; this encodes MKAVNLRTEFVVNPIGVDDPRPRLSWVCIHGERNQIQKAYRIIVASSMEKALNCVGDVWDSGVVESDSNIVEYGGPPLKSFTRYYWRVKWWDGNGRESAWSDVALFETGVMDSKEWRGFWIGGGQLLRKEFVVDGDVEEARAYVSGLGYYELRVNGEKVGDRVLDPPWSDYDKTVYYTVYDVTKLVKKGLNTVAVMLGRGRYSQKFAGVKYYDEPKLLLMLRIKLVDGRIIEVVSDETWKCIDKSPIIDDDIYRGFKYDRRLEPVGWDKSGFDDSNWKNCIKVSPPNGVLKSSSTIPGTKAVAVLKPREMYNPKPNVYVYDFGQNITGWVRVRVRGCSGVEVRIRYAENLNSDGTLNTKNLGGAEATDVFILRGDPIEVLEPKFTYHGFRYAEISGSIPPPSLDDVEAIVVHADLEPIGSFSCSNKLINDIHRIVIWSLKGNLTNGVQTDCPQRAERMGWLGDAWLSSDSAILNFNMIKYYEKIVNDIIDAQKDDGSIPDVVPPYWVLYPADPAWGTAFIYIPWALYLYYGDRRIIERVYEHAKKWWNYLYSNTKDSILYFGKYGDWVPPGRVFNIQDCPMEIIATWILYRDAKILSNMAKVLGKYDEAKYFENKALEISNAFNKTFLHETDMFGRKIVGYYSVYTSPAGTKLYLGSPRFGGSQTCLALPLAEDLVPRERVDDILKALVHSIEVDWDKHLNVGILGAKYVLEVLARYNNLQLAYDVVTQETYPSYGYMIKEGATTLWERWEKLTGSGMNSHNHHMFGSIDAWFYKWLAGIQISEPGFRSFTIKPPIIKGLDHASAYIYTVKGLVHVSWSRSGNELEVNFSVPVGSTAKLFIPKHVNGGKISDVFEGERPLWRQGEVYKVDGVRNIVNEKEYLVVEVGSGSYKFKAYYR